In one Echinicola marina genomic region, the following are encoded:
- a CDS encoding SusC/RagA family TonB-linked outer membrane protein, with product MEKTILRQIIMLSKYFVLGFVFQLFFTAVILAHPGNAQRKSIHVIRTSAVYQNMPLNEVFTKLEAQTNLRFTFNERFLNVKKLKVNLKVEKEPLFNVLQEISNQTNLKFVRINDNIHVSKASNQSKNVNEILSEVRKVVKGQVVSGDDNQPIPGVTILEKGTSNGTVTDIDGKFTLDVKEGAVITVSFVGYEKQEIVVGNETNLQILLAPDLQSLEEVVVVGYGSVKKSDLTGAVSSVKAEELQETPITSIDQGLVGRASGVMVTQTSGMPGAVASIRIRGSSSLQGGNEPLYVIDGFPIYNGGGFGQTGGNAKVSGLSSINPADIESIEILKDASATAIYGARAANGVVLITTKSGKEGRDQIIFDAYYGVQNVVRQIDVMNGLQYAELVNEAYQNDGLSPVYDAAKMEELRQNPKGTDWQDELFRSAPIQNYQLTFTGGDKKTNYSVSGNYFDQQGVIRNSGFQRYSARVNLNRNIKDNFKVGTSLNISKTNSNAVQTDAGGAAGVVSSAMKFNPVLPIYENESLGEYTQVNSPGIIYANPIATADEQVRENQMLRVLGNMFAQWEFVPDLTAKVSVGTDLVNTKFDTFIPSNIFQSGGVASASVNGGYTTNWLNENTLTWNTSLKEGHQLSVLGGITFQKNKFEGLGASSQDFVNNVLEENALGAGAIYNQPSSSSTEWSLMSYLGRINYNIHEKYLISLNARIDGSSRFGNNNKYAFFPSGAFAWRLIEEDFVKDWNVFSNLKARVSYGFTGNQEIGLYNSLPTLTNTTYTFGRTLATGFYPNKIPNPDLKWEKTSQFDFGLDFGFFDERLRFTTDYYYKKTTNLIYNVAVPFVSGFASSLQNIGSVENKGVELAIDGEIISRPDFRWSSGFNISFNRNKVIELGGEDYKDVGGGDGHLKTGSVHRLIVGQPIGLFYGYVFDGIFQNQEELNAGPVSPTHWIGGRRYMDLGGSEGSPDGLVNATYDRRIIGDPNPDFFGGLTNTLFYKGFELNMFLQYSYGNDIFNYNAMELELPSGGQNVYADLVNRWTPENPSNIYPKATTNRSAVFSDAYIEDGSYLKLKTLTFAYTFPGLTSKVLQGMKVYVTGQNLLTFTGYSGYDPEVSYRGASNLEMGEDFGGYPQSRTIMLGVKLNIK from the coding sequence ATGGAAAAAACGATACTTAGGCAAATCATTATGCTATCCAAATATTTCGTATTGGGCTTTGTTTTTCAGCTGTTTTTTACAGCCGTAATACTTGCCCATCCTGGAAATGCCCAAAGAAAAAGTATTCATGTAATACGGACCTCTGCGGTTTATCAAAATATGCCCTTAAATGAGGTTTTTACAAAGCTGGAGGCCCAGACTAATCTTCGGTTTACCTTTAACGAGCGTTTTTTAAATGTGAAGAAATTAAAGGTGAACTTAAAGGTTGAAAAAGAGCCTCTGTTTAATGTCCTACAGGAAATATCCAATCAAACCAATTTGAAATTTGTTAGAATAAATGACAATATCCATGTAAGTAAAGCATCAAACCAATCCAAAAATGTAAATGAAATCCTTTCTGAAGTTAGAAAGGTGGTTAAGGGACAGGTAGTATCCGGAGACGATAATCAACCTATTCCAGGTGTTACTATTTTGGAGAAAGGAACTTCCAATGGGACTGTTACCGATATCGATGGGAAATTTACTCTTGACGTAAAAGAAGGTGCAGTCATTACAGTGAGTTTTGTGGGATATGAGAAACAGGAAATTGTAGTAGGCAATGAAACCAATTTGCAGATTCTTTTGGCTCCTGACCTGCAATCACTGGAAGAAGTAGTAGTGGTTGGATATGGAAGTGTAAAGAAAAGTGATTTGACGGGTGCTGTATCATCTGTCAAAGCTGAAGAATTGCAGGAAACACCCATTACCTCCATTGACCAAGGTTTGGTAGGAAGGGCATCAGGGGTTATGGTTACCCAAACATCAGGGATGCCCGGTGCTGTAGCATCTATTAGGATCAGGGGCTCTAGTTCATTGCAAGGTGGAAATGAACCCCTTTATGTAATTGATGGATTTCCAATATATAATGGCGGTGGCTTTGGTCAAACAGGTGGGAATGCAAAAGTAAGTGGGCTTTCATCCATAAACCCCGCTGATATTGAATCAATTGAAATCCTGAAGGATGCTTCAGCTACAGCAATATATGGTGCCAGAGCAGCTAATGGAGTGGTTTTGATTACCACAAAAAGTGGAAAGGAAGGAAGAGACCAAATTATTTTTGACGCCTATTATGGTGTACAGAATGTGGTCAGGCAAATTGATGTAATGAATGGACTCCAATATGCTGAGTTGGTCAATGAAGCCTACCAAAATGATGGCTTGAGCCCAGTATATGATGCGGCGAAAATGGAAGAGTTACGACAAAATCCAAAGGGCACGGATTGGCAGGATGAACTATTCAGGTCAGCGCCTATTCAAAACTACCAACTGACATTTACCGGAGGGGACAAAAAGACCAATTATTCGGTATCTGGAAATTATTTTGATCAGCAGGGTGTAATTAGGAATTCTGGCTTTCAGCGTTATTCTGCAAGGGTTAACTTAAACAGAAATATTAAGGATAATTTCAAAGTGGGAACAAGTCTGAATATAAGCAAAACCAACTCAAATGCTGTTCAAACTGATGCGGGAGGGGCTGCAGGCGTCGTTTCTTCAGCCATGAAGTTTAATCCAGTTTTACCCATATATGAAAATGAATCTTTAGGTGAATACACCCAAGTGAACAGTCCGGGTATAATTTATGCCAATCCAATTGCCACTGCAGATGAACAGGTAAGGGAGAACCAAATGCTCAGGGTGTTAGGCAATATGTTTGCCCAATGGGAATTTGTACCTGATCTTACTGCCAAAGTTTCTGTGGGTACCGATTTGGTCAATACCAAGTTTGATACCTTTATCCCTTCCAATATTTTTCAATCTGGAGGCGTAGCCAGTGCTTCAGTTAACGGTGGTTATACGACCAATTGGCTGAACGAGAATACCCTTACATGGAATACAAGCCTTAAAGAAGGTCATCAGTTGTCTGTTTTGGGAGGAATTACTTTTCAAAAAAACAAGTTTGAAGGTCTCGGGGCTTCGTCCCAGGATTTTGTAAACAATGTCCTGGAGGAGAATGCTCTTGGTGCAGGGGCAATATATAATCAGCCTAGTTCTTCCAGTACTGAATGGAGTTTAATGTCCTATTTGGGTAGAATCAATTATAACATACATGAAAAGTACCTGATATCATTGAATGCCAGAATAGATGGATCTTCTAGATTTGGTAATAACAACAAATATGCTTTTTTCCCTTCAGGGGCCTTTGCGTGGAGATTAATAGAGGAAGACTTTGTCAAGGACTGGAATGTGTTTTCTAACCTAAAGGCAAGGGTGAGTTATGGTTTTACCGGTAACCAGGAAATTGGACTATATAATTCACTTCCAACCTTGACCAATACGACTTATACTTTTGGAAGGACACTCGCCACAGGTTTTTACCCCAATAAAATTCCAAATCCTGACCTAAAATGGGAGAAAACCTCTCAATTTGATTTTGGCTTGGACTTCGGTTTTTTTGATGAGAGGTTGAGGTTTACTACTGATTATTATTACAAAAAAACTACCAATTTAATATATAATGTAGCTGTTCCGTTTGTATCAGGTTTTGCTTCCTCACTACAGAATATTGGTAGTGTTGAAAATAAAGGTGTCGAGCTGGCAATAGATGGAGAAATCATTTCCCGCCCGGATTTTAGATGGTCTTCTGGGTTTAATATTTCTTTTAACAGAAACAAAGTGATCGAACTCGGGGGAGAAGACTATAAAGATGTTGGCGGGGGAGATGGCCATTTGAAAACAGGTTCAGTACATAGATTGATAGTAGGACAACCTATTGGACTTTTTTATGGATATGTGTTTGATGGTATTTTTCAAAACCAGGAAGAGCTGAATGCCGGACCGGTTAGTCCAACCCATTGGATAGGTGGACGAAGATATATGGATTTGGGAGGTTCGGAAGGCAGCCCTGATGGATTGGTCAATGCTACTTACGATAGAAGGATTATAGGTGATCCCAATCCGGATTTTTTTGGTGGATTGACCAATACATTATTCTATAAAGGTTTTGAATTGAATATGTTCCTCCAGTATTCATACGGTAATGATATTTTCAATTACAATGCGATGGAACTGGAACTTCCATCAGGAGGACAAAATGTATATGCAGATTTGGTCAATAGATGGACACCTGAAAACCCAAGTAATATTTATCCTAAAGCGACGACTAACCGTTCTGCAGTATTCAGTGATGCCTATATAGAGGACGGGTCTTACCTGAAGTTAAAAACATTGACCTTCGCCTATACTTTTCCGGGGTTAACATCCAAAGTATTGCAAGGAATGAAGGTTTATGTGACTGGGCAAAACCTACTCACCTTTACAGGATATTCTGGTTATGATCCTGAGGTAAGTTATAGGGGGGCTTCCAATCTGGAAATGGGAGAAGATTTTGGAGGATATCCACAGTCTAGAACGATCATGTTAGGTGTTAAACTGAATATTAAATAA